A stretch of the Mesorhizobium sp. Pch-S genome encodes the following:
- a CDS encoding DMT family transporter gives METLFVPLSLFAGGLLAVQAGANAQLSKAIGSPFAATTLQLTVGTGLLLLIALFTGTLAALGALPQAEWWHLIGGTASAIYVVSTIVLFPRLGAVVSVGLFIAGQMLASLALDSFGLLGVAQTGLQAGAAIGTLVVLAGVAMIVFGQGGSDNLKADKLGWIALALIAGAVLPVQGAVNALLRHDLGGAPFAVGAISFFVATLAMAAVMLVVLALRKTPSPNIGGVQTMPWWGWLGGVAGATYVTTVFTAIPVIGAAAAVGFTVAGQQVASVFVDRYGWFRLPQRPVSGLRLAGVVLLLAGVAVIKLV, from the coding sequence ATGGAGACCCTGTTCGTACCCCTGTCCCTGTTCGCCGGCGGCCTGCTCGCCGTCCAGGCCGGCGCCAATGCACAGCTCTCGAAGGCCATCGGTTCGCCCTTCGCGGCGACCACGCTGCAGCTCACGGTCGGCACCGGACTGCTGCTGCTGATCGCCCTGTTCACCGGCACGCTGGCCGCGCTCGGCGCCTTGCCGCAGGCTGAATGGTGGCACCTCATCGGCGGCACCGCCTCGGCGATCTATGTCGTCTCGACCATCGTGCTGTTCCCCCGCCTCGGCGCCGTCGTCTCGGTCGGACTGTTCATCGCCGGGCAGATGCTCGCCTCGCTTGCCCTCGACAGCTTCGGCCTGCTCGGCGTGGCGCAGACCGGTCTGCAGGCCGGAGCGGCCATCGGCACGCTGGTGGTGCTGGCCGGCGTCGCCATGATCGTCTTCGGCCAGGGTGGCAGCGACAACCTCAAGGCCGACAAGTTGGGCTGGATCGCACTGGCGCTGATCGCCGGTGCGGTGCTCCCGGTCCAGGGTGCGGTCAATGCGCTGCTGCGACATGATCTTGGCGGCGCACCTTTCGCAGTGGGCGCCATCTCATTCTTCGTCGCGACGCTGGCGATGGCAGCGGTGATGCTGGTGGTGCTGGCCTTGCGCAAGACGCCGAGCCCCAACATCGGCGGCGTGCAGACCATGCCCTGGTGGGGCTGGCTCGGCGGCGTCGCGGGGGCAACCTACGTCACCACCGTGTTCACCGCGATCCCGGTCATCGGCGCAGCCGCCGCGGTCGGCTTCACCGTCGCCGGCCAGCAAGTCGCCAGCGTGTTCGTCGATCGCTATGGCTGGTTCCGCCTGCCGCAGCGGCCGGTGTCGGGCCTGCGCCTCGCAGGGGTGGTGCTGCTCCTCGCCGGCGTCGCCGTCATCAAGCTGGTCTGA
- a CDS encoding DinB family protein has product MREMLRTLYGYQAWANNELFDRLALLDQQTQAAELHTALRLVSHHHVVAEIFAAHLSGARQHHTSDNTPETPTLEALRASVSATDGWYQQYVLDVTDGQLDEAVAFTFTDGDKGSMTRHEMLQHVALHSAIHRGEVSRILVQLSITPPWDTLAVYLHRTQPARREQELRPTG; this is encoded by the coding sequence ATGCGTGAAATGCTTCGCACCCTTTACGGCTACCAGGCCTGGGCAAACAACGAGCTGTTCGACAGGCTGGCGCTGCTCGACCAGCAGACGCAGGCGGCGGAACTGCATACCGCACTGCGCCTGGTCAGCCACCATCACGTGGTGGCCGAGATCTTCGCGGCGCATCTCAGCGGCGCCAGACAGCACCACACATCCGACAACACGCCGGAGACGCCGACGCTGGAGGCCCTGCGGGCGTCGGTATCGGCAACGGACGGATGGTACCAGCAATACGTCCTCGACGTGACGGACGGTCAGCTCGATGAAGCCGTCGCCTTCACCTTCACCGATGGCGACAAGGGCAGCATGACACGGCACGAAATGCTGCAGCACGTCGCCCTGCATTCGGCGATCCATCGCGGCGAGGTCAGCCGCATCCTGGTGCAGCTTTCGATCACGCCGCCCTGGGATACGCTCGCCGTCTACCTGCACCGGACGCAGCCGGCGCGGCGTGAGCAGGAACTGCGGCCGACCGGGTGA
- a CDS encoding TetR/AcrR family transcriptional regulator, which translates to MRKEPRQARSRATVDAIVEAGARILSEQGWPGFTTNRVAEAAGVSVGSLYQYFPDKVSLVGAIRRHHLDDSLAAVRTALAQRQPLADFAATLVANIVEAHSIHPGLHRVLLDEAPGLEAYRDQNSQIERQYLAFYTEAAAAYRPNDRGPAVVGLVLSDAIDGVIHNAARRGMLHEAQVRDELVRLIRLYLAEH; encoded by the coding sequence ATGCGCAAGGAGCCGCGACAAGCGCGGTCCCGGGCGACGGTCGATGCGATCGTCGAGGCCGGGGCTCGCATTCTGAGCGAGCAGGGATGGCCGGGTTTCACCACCAACAGGGTGGCCGAGGCGGCCGGCGTCAGCGTCGGCTCGCTCTACCAGTATTTTCCCGACAAGGTCTCGCTGGTGGGGGCGATCCGCCGCCATCATCTGGACGACAGCCTTGCCGCCGTGAGGACAGCCCTGGCGCAGCGACAGCCTCTCGCCGATTTCGCCGCGACGCTGGTGGCCAACATCGTCGAAGCCCACAGCATCCATCCTGGTCTGCACCGGGTGCTGCTGGACGAGGCGCCGGGCCTTGAAGCCTATCGCGACCAGAACAGCCAGATCGAGCGGCAATACCTCGCATTCTATACCGAGGCTGCTGCGGCCTACCGACCCAACGACAGGGGTCCGGCCGTCGTCGGCCTGGTGCTGTCGGACGCCATCGATGGCGTCATCCACAACGCGGCGCGCCGCGGCATGCTGCATGAGGCGCAGGTCCGCGACGAGCTGGTCAGGCTGATCCGTCTTTATCTGGCGGAACACTAG